In Acidobacteriota bacterium, a genomic segment contains:
- a CDS encoding spore coat protein, with the protein MKGVVLAGGLGTRLLPLTKITNKHLLPVYNEPMIYFPLRTLVDAGIREILLVTGGQNAGDFLRLLGNGEAFGLRLLNYAYQAGEGGIADALRLAEPFADGEPICVILGDNIIEKPIGHIVDEVRKKPDGAHIILKEVHDPSRFGVPVFEGGKQTGRIIRIEEKPADPASNFAVIGIYFYDASVFERIKTLAPSGRGELEITDLNNSYLAEGKLTHSVLDGWWTDAGTFESLRVASNLVAESVEALQSAGNAPALK; encoded by the coding sequence ATGAAGGGTGTGGTTCTGGCAGGAGGCTTAGGCACGCGGCTGCTCCCGCTCACCAAGATTACCAACAAGCATCTGCTGCCTGTCTACAACGAGCCGATGATCTACTTCCCGTTGCGCACGCTGGTGGACGCGGGTATTCGCGAGATACTGCTCGTAACCGGCGGACAGAACGCCGGAGACTTTCTTCGCCTCCTCGGCAATGGCGAGGCCTTCGGCCTGCGTCTGCTGAACTACGCTTATCAAGCTGGAGAAGGCGGCATCGCCGACGCGCTGCGCCTGGCCGAACCGTTCGCCGATGGCGAACCCATTTGCGTGATCCTCGGTGACAACATTATCGAGAAGCCTATCGGCCATATTGTCGATGAAGTACGCAAGAAGCCCGATGGCGCGCACATTATCCTTAAGGAAGTGCATGACCCCAGCCGATTCGGAGTGCCGGTGTTTGAAGGCGGCAAGCAGACTGGCCGCATTATCCGCATCGAGGAGAAGCCCGCCGATCCAGCATCCAACTTCGCTGTCATTGGCATCTACTTCTACGACGCGAGTGTCTTTGAGCGCATCAAGACACTGGCCCCTTCGGGCCGCGGCGAGCTGGAGATCACTGACTTGAATAACAGTTACCTGGCGGAAGGCAAACTCACACACAGCGTACTCGATGGCTGGTGGACTGACGCGGGTACTTTTGAGTCACTTCGCGTGGCAAGTAACTTAGTCGCCGAGTCAGTCGAGGCACTACAGTCCGCCGGGAATGCGCCAGCGCTTAAGTAG